The following are encoded in a window of Perca fluviatilis chromosome 21, GENO_Pfluv_1.0, whole genome shotgun sequence genomic DNA:
- the LOC120550690 gene encoding G2/M phase-specific E3 ubiquitin-protein ligase-like gives MFQLVHQVSGALQRFREGMKTLGVLDAIRMHPDAFRLLFCHEPSPLTADVLELSAVGRNKRRAEECVVAFWRDYLLDVEAQEGPLQLGGILAFTMGANDIPPLVFSPLPSVVFLHELPLRQGRHLPPANRSRRVRTKIFSSTPKLP, from the exons ATGTTTCAGCTGGTTCATCAAGTTAGTGGAGCACTTCAAAG gTTCAGGGAGGGGATGAAGACCCTTGGTGTTCTTGATGCAATAAGAATGCACCCAGATGCTTTCAGACTGCTGTTTTGTCACGAGCCATCCCCACTCACAGCTGATGTACTAGAACTGTCAGCAGTGGGCAGGAACAAAAGAAGGGCAGAGGAATGTGTGGTTGCATTTTGGAGGGACTACCTGCTGGATGTTGAGG cGCAAGAGGGACCCTTGCAACTTGGGGGTATCCTGGCCTTTACGATGGGAGCAAATGATATTCCACCCCTGGTCTTCTCTCCACTACCTTCAGTGGTTTTTCTCCACGAGCTGCCCCTCAGACAAGGCCGTCATTTACCCCCCGCAAACAGGTCCCGTCGTGTTCggacaaagatcttcagctctacaccAAAGCTTCCCTGA